In one window of Gopherus evgoodei ecotype Sinaloan lineage chromosome 9, rGopEvg1_v1.p, whole genome shotgun sequence DNA:
- the ZC4H2 gene encoding zinc finger C4H2 domain-containing protein isoform X2: MADEQEIMCKLESIKEIRNKTLQMEKIKARLKAEFEALESEERHLKEYKQEMDLLLQEKMAHVEELRLIHADINVMENTIKQSENDLNKLLESTRRLHEEYKPLKEHVDALRMTLGLQRLPDLCEEEEKLSLEPVYHVTSKFIGTHQYVHSAKQRAGLGIPKNPRGNRMSETQKIHGKKHVTHPNPFPVEL; encoded by the exons ATGGCTGATGAGCAAGAAATCATGTGCAAACTGGAAAGCATCAAAGAGATCAG GAATAAGACTTTGCAGATGGAAAAGATCAAGGCACGCCTGAAGGCAGAGTTCGAAGCCCTGGAATCGGAGGAGAGGCACTTGAAGGAATACAAGCAGGAGATGGACCTTCTGCTGCAGGAAAAGATGGCCCATGTGGAGGAGCTGCGGCTGATCCATGCTGACATAAATGTG ATGGAGAACACCATCAAGCAGTCTGAGAATGACCTCAACAAGCTCTTGGAGTCCACTCGGCGCCTGCATGAAGAGTACAAGCCCCTTAAGGAGCACGTAGATGCCCTACGGATGACTCTGGGCTTGCAGAGGCTGCCAGATCTGtgtgaggaggaagagaaactCTCTCTTGA GCCTGTTTATCATGTCACCAGCAAATTCATCGGAACGCACCAATATGTCCACTCTGCAAAGCAAAGAGCCGGTCTCGGAATCCCAAAAAACCCAAGAGGAAACAGGATGAGTGAAACACAGAAAATCCATGGAAAAAAACATGTGACCCATCCTAATCCCTTTCCAGTAGAACTGTAA
- the ZC4H2 gene encoding zinc finger C4H2 domain-containing protein isoform X1, with translation MADEQEIMCKLESIKEIRNKTLQMEKIKARLKAEFEALESEERHLKEYKQEMDLLLQEKMAHVEELRLIHADINVMENTIKQSENDLNKLLESTRRLHEEYKPLKEHVDALRMTLGLQRLPDLCEEEEKLSLDYFEKQKAEWQTEPQEPPIPESLAAAAAAAQQLQVARKQDTRQTATFRQQPPPMKACLSCHQQIHRNAPICPLCKAKSRSRNPKKPKRKQDE, from the exons ATGGCTGATGAGCAAGAAATCATGTGCAAACTGGAAAGCATCAAAGAGATCAG GAATAAGACTTTGCAGATGGAAAAGATCAAGGCACGCCTGAAGGCAGAGTTCGAAGCCCTGGAATCGGAGGAGAGGCACTTGAAGGAATACAAGCAGGAGATGGACCTTCTGCTGCAGGAAAAGATGGCCCATGTGGAGGAGCTGCGGCTGATCCATGCTGACATAAATGTG ATGGAGAACACCATCAAGCAGTCTGAGAATGACCTCAACAAGCTCTTGGAGTCCACTCGGCGCCTGCATGAAGAGTACAAGCCCCTTAAGGAGCACGTAGATGCCCTACGGATGACTCTGGGCTTGCAGAGGCTGCCAGATCTGtgtgaggaggaagagaaactCTCTCTTGA TTACTTTGAAAAGCAGAAAGCTGAATGGCAGACAGAACCACAGGAACCTCCCATTCCAGAATCtctggctgcagctgcagctgctgcccagcAGCTACAAGTGGCTAGGAAACAGGACACCAGACAGACAGCAACTTTCAGACAACAGCCACCTCCAATGAAG GCCTGTTTATCATGTCACCAGCAAATTCATCGGAACGCACCAATATGTCCACTCTGCAAAGCAAAGAGCCGGTCTCGGAATCCCAAAAAACCCAAGAGGAAACAGGATGAGTGA